Genomic segment of Triticum dicoccoides isolate Atlit2015 ecotype Zavitan unplaced genomic scaffold, WEW_v2.0 scaffold171431, whole genome shotgun sequence:
ATCTTTCCACCTCAAAATGGTAGCAGCTGCGCTACATTCAAGACCTATAATGTCAAGGAAATTAAATAATGCATTTTTTGGTGCACATTATGAACATAGATACTTGAAATGATTTGCTGAACTATATACATATTGATGTTCAATCTTACTTAAAGGTTGATTGAATATTCTCCTTTCATATCTATTCCATTCTAAAATACCATAAGTTTCCTGTATCCTTTTTTGATGAATCTGTATCCATAGGAAGAGAGcacagttgaagaagatgttctTATATTTTTTTTCGTTACTGTTTCTTGTAAAAGCTATAATCTTTGGGAGGTGGGTTTAGCACGTACAAGGGGCATTCGTTAACATGACCTAtatagtccttgcagataaaagactTCAAATATTCCATCAAGTTACAAAAGTCTATTGCGAAGAGTTCACATGCTGATGATTTCAAAGGAGGTATGTTGGTGCCACTGGCCATGGAATCAGATTCTGGAAAGGGTAAAAGGTCGTCAAGAACAAGCAAGAGAAGGAAGCGGCGACTTTGCTAGTACGAATGCATGAACCTCCACCATTTTTTGTATGTGCTAAGATTCTACATGTTAACTTCTGACTTTATGTGAGAAGTGCAAGATCGCTCTTTATTTCTAATTTCTCTCAAGTACATCTGGTACATTCTCAGTGCTAAAAAGTTAGAATCTGATACAAAATATAATTACATTGCATACCCAGAATTTTTTTTGAGGAAGCTCAGTGTATGTGTACTTACATACACTTAAAATACACAACTAGGCCAATCTTTTTTCTTTGAATAGGAACACTGTAGTGCATACTACATAATTGTAATACTTTCAATGTGCTTACATTGCATAATTGTTCGAGCACTACATCTTGAGCATTACTGATCTTCCGTAAGGATGGTAAAACGAGAATCCAATAGTGGCCCAAAACGCCAACACAAAGCCGGCAGCTGTGACCACATATAGAACTGGGTCACCGGTCGCCTCTTCCACTTCTTTCCCGGCAGCAGGATCTGGACTGGGAGCAGCACACATGTCCCCCTGTGTAATCTGGTGAAGGTTGGTGTTACCTAGGTAGCTCTCCATGCCAAAGCCTAGCTGACCAGAGTTTGGTATACATCCTGACAAGTTGTTGTATGCCACAGAGAACACCCCCAATGTTGATAACTGAGTTAGCTGCCAAGGTATTGGTCCACTCAGCTCATTGTGGGAGAGGTCCAAGCTCTCTATCTCCTCCATGCCGCTCAAGGTCATCGGGATCGGGACAACAAAGAAATTGTATGACAGGTTAAGGGATTTGACATGGCTTAGATTCCCTAGCTCCCAAGGAATTTCTCCATGCAACATGTTTGCAGTTAGGTCGATGCCAGACATTGAAGCGAAGAAACTTCGACCGTATGTGTAGAGATTCCCCTTGGAGGCAAAGGTGAAGCCTCGTAAGTCATATGAAGAGCCATTGTATATCTCTCCATAGACTGGCTCCAACATTTGATCGTCTGTGTCGCCTTTGAAAGACATATCACCAATACATGCTGGCAATGAACCTGAAAGCTTGTTATGGGACAAATCAATTATCCTCAAGTACATGAGTTTGCACACTTTTGGATTAACGGGCCCTTCGAACTTATTTCTGCCCAACGTAAGTAGCCTAATGTTGTCAAGATAACGTACCCAATGGAGGTTGCCTGTGAACTGATTGTGTCTGATATCCAAAGAAATCAGACTTGATGTGTTGAAAAAGGGAAAAGAGATATCGCCAGAAAACGAGTTCTCAGACAGGTTAACAAAATTGAGCTGTATAAAGATACAGTTTGGTACAGACCATGTAAGATTATTGCTTGATATATCTAAAAAGTGAAGTCCCATGAAGCCACAGATTTGTGGATGAATTTTGCCGGTTATATGGTTGCCAGCAAGATTCAGAACTACCAAAGAAGATAGATTCCATAATGAGTTATCAAGATTGCCAGACAGCTCGTTATCATGCAAATCCATGACTTTTAAAACACCTGACAAACTATATGGTATTGT
This window contains:
- the LOC119344509 gene encoding receptor-like protein 1, yielding MKVSNNRLGGLISGGMNNLSNMNELYLDRNKFEGTIPYSLSGVLKVMDLHDNELSGNLDNSLWNLSSLVVLNLAGNHITGKIHPQICGFMGLHFLDISSNNLTWSVPNCIFIQLNFVNLSENSFSGDISFPFFNTSSLISLDIRHNQFTGNLHWVRYLDNIRLLTLGRNKFEGPVNPKVCKLMYLRIIDLSHNKLSGSLPACIGDMSFKGDTDDQMLEPVYGEIYNGSSYDLRGFTFASKGNLYTYGRSFFASMSGIDLTANMLHGEIPWELGNLSHVKSLNLSYNFFVVPIPMTLSGMEEIESLDLSHNELSGPIPWQLTQLSTLGVFSVAYNNLSGCIPNSGQLGFGMESYLGNTNLHQITQGDMCAAPSPDPAAGKEVEEATGDPVLYVVTAAGFVLAFWATIGFSFYHPYGRSVMLKM